In one window of Eleutherodactylus coqui strain aEleCoq1 chromosome 10, aEleCoq1.hap1, whole genome shotgun sequence DNA:
- the CARD9 gene encoding caspase recruitment domain-containing protein 9 has translation MSEDEDEECWSRLDCYRVKLISIIDPNRITPYLRQCRVLNSDDEEKVFNDPSLVIRKRKVGVLLDILQRTGCKGYGAFLESLELYYPHLYMKITGKEPARVFSMIIDTAGESSLTQLLMNEMLKLQQTIQEERRKYRELHGVIQEKDDVIRKVQVKDSELKKHQERVLKMKEEVDNLNKELKKCKDENYDLAMKYARQSDEKNTALMKNRELQLEIEKLKHYLMKAEDDCKLERKHTLKLKNTIEKQPSLDVIYELQRENDLLKAQVQELDNTPLQNLPKDMTGEKMKLYIQDLEDDRRQALEQHQELVNSVYALKMSLRQVEDLRDKYSEEKEVLELQCTTLKKDSKMYKQRIEAILQQMEEVCSERNQALATREQFYEQYTKCLTEKDLYRKQIRELGEKSDDLQIQLFRSEGKLLALKTKLKRTDSPALSSDADELSSRSSQEINGPNFQDEQPSPTTDCTEPDGKDHNEEDPDESSQTHNDVHDLVNGGLTFKNKRRVYNSTEHGRRKGALRKKKSSHPEVEDYTSESETDGTP, from the exons ATGTCTGAAGATGAAGATGAGGAGTGTTGGAGCAGACTGGATTGTTACCGGGTTAAGCTGATCTCCATTATAGATCCTAACCGGATAACCCCGTACCTCCGCCAGTGCCGCGTTCTCAACAGTGATGATGAAGAGAAGGTGTTCAATGACCCCAGCCTTGTCATCCGCAAGAGGAAAGTGG GAGTGCTGCTGGATATCCTCCAGAGAACCGGGTGTAAAGGATACGGCGCATTCCTGGAAAGTCTGGAACTGTATTACCCTCACTTGTACATGAAGATAACCGGCAAAGAGCCTGCTCGCGTCTTCTCCATGATCATCG ACACAGCTGGGGAATCCAGCCTGACCCAGCTCCTCATGAACGAAATGTTAAAACTTCAGCAGACTATTCAAGAGGAAAGGAGAAAATACAGAGAGTTGCACGGCGTCATCCAGGAAAAGGATGATGTTATTCGAAAGGTGCAGGTCAAGGACAGCGAGCTGAAGAAACACCAGGAGAGGGTTCTCAAGATGAAAGAGGAGGTGGACAACTTAAACAAAGAACTCAAGAAGTGCAAGGATGAGAACTATGACCTGGCCATGAAGTACGCCCGGCAGAGCGACGAGAAAAACACTGCGCTCATGAAAAACCGCGAGTTACAGCTTGAG ATCGAGAAGCTGAAACACTACCTGATGAAGGCGGAGGATGACTGTAAACTGGAGAGGAAACATACCCTGAAGCTAAAAAACACTATAGAAAAACAGCCGAGTCTGGATGTCATCTATGAACTGCAGAGAGAAAACGACCTTCTGAAAGCCCAAGTGCAGGAACTTGATAACACTCCTCTACAG AATTTGCCGAAAGACATGACGGGGGAGAAGATGAAACTATACATACAGGATCTGGAGGACGATCGCAGGCAGGCCCTGGAACAGCATCAGGAATTGGTCAATAGCGTCTACGCCCTGAAGATGAGCCTGAGACAAGTTGAGGACCTCCGAGATAAG TACTCTGAGGAGAAGGAGGTCCTCGAGCTGCAATGTACCACACTAAAGAAAGACTCCAAAATGTACAAGCAACGCATTGAAGCTATACTACAGCAGATGGAAGAGGTGTGCAGCGAGAGGAACCAG GCCCTCGCTACAAGGGAGCAGTTCTATGAGCAATATACCAAGTGTCTTACAGAGAAAGACTTGTACAGGAAGCAGATCCGAGAGCTCGGCGAAAAGTCTGATGACCTCCAAATCCAGCTGTTTAGGAGCGAAGGAAAACTGTTAGCGCTGAAGACTAAGCTGAAAAGGACGGATTCACCAGCGCTG TCCTCCGATGCAGATGAACTTTCCTCACGCAGCTCCCAGGAA ATCAATGGGCCAAATTTCCAAGATGAGCAGCCATCACCGACGACTGATTGTA CGGAACCAGACGGAAAGGACCACAACGAGGAAGACCCTGATGAATCGTCCCAGACACACAATGAT GTACACGACCTAGTAAACGGAGGACTGACATTCAAAAACAAAAGGAGAGTTTATAACTCCACTGAACATGGCCGCAG AaaaggagccctgagaaaaaaaaaatcctcccaccCTGAAGTAGAAGACtacacatcagaaagtgagaccGATGGGACTCCATAG